The sequence below is a genomic window from Desulfobacterales bacterium.
TTGCCGAGATTTTCCATACCCCGGTAACCGCAGGGAAAGGTATCGCCCTGTGATGCATTGACGAAGAAAAAGTCGATCCCGCCGCGGCATGAATACGTGTTGCCGAACAGGTCGCCACACTGATTTTCAAGCATATCGAGTGAGCAAAGGGGTGTGAAAATACGAATATCGGCGCGAAAGGCTTGGACCGTCTCTCCAAGCGCTTTAAATAATAGTGCTTTTTCGTAATTTGTAAATCGCACGATGTCGTCCACCGCGGTGGCGGCGTATACGGGAGATAACCCGCTGTCGGTTTCGCTGTTTCCAAGGCTCATCGGGTAGCATGCACTGACAATGGTAAAACCGAGTGAAAGGATAAAACGATAATACCTATGAAAGGCGTTAAGGTAGCGTGTGTAAAATTCGGCCAGATACGCCGCCTCACAATGAAACTGCGTACGGCTAAGCTCCCGCGTGAGATGCCCGCCCAGGTTGCGATTGATGCCGAGGTTTGCGGAAGGGTACAGGCCGCGCGCGTGAAAAATCGGCAACGCCTTTTCCAATCCCCGAATAATGCCCTTAAACCCCCTCATGCCCTCGTGAACTTCGGGTATGAAGGAATCAATACTGATCCAAAAATTTCGCAAGGGGGTTTCCGCAAGGGCATCGGCGACGCGAGCGATTCTTGAGCTGAACTCGGGGGATTGCGAATATTGAAAGATAAAGCCGTTGGTGCCGGTCCGAATACAGGGAATCCCTTGCGCGCCGGCGTAAGAAATCAGCGTTGTCAGCTCTTTGAGACGCAACAGCGGTTCGCCGCCCGTAAAGGAGACCGCCGCAAAACCCTTTTCAGCGGCAGCCCGAAGCATCGGCTTGATCCTTTCGACGGATAAGCTCGATCGGTCAAAGGGTTCGGTGACGCGCATGCCGCATTGAGGGCAACGGGCATTGCATCGATCGGTCAACTGAATCACCAGTTGGCCGGGAAGCCTTTTGTGCCGCAGCATGGATAAGATTCGGGTTGCTTTAATTTTGCCGTGAGCGGTCATTGGAAGAGAAGACATTCTCCTTTGGCGGTTAATCTAAGGCTTGAGAAGGGGTTGAGTTTGTATTCGATTATTCCGATGGCCGATAGTTCGTTCACGGCGGTTTCAAACAGTTGTTTTTCAATTCGGGACAGTTTTTCCAGGTATTCCCTGCGCAGCCATAACCCGGAGAGAATATGTCGTTCACTGCTCATGGTTTTGAACTTGAATAAAATATCGCGCTTGATTTCTTTAATGCTCTTTGCCATTTTCTACCTCTTTTCTTTTTCCGGTGAACGGGATGCGCATCCAAGCCAAACGATATTATTGCCGAAGCAGCATTAGTTGGCCAGTCGAAGCCCCAATCTCGGGAACTCCGGTGCGATTTCGCTGATGCACAGCTTATCGTCGGATTGTTTGGCGGTCTTTTTCATGGCGGCCAATTTGGTGCCGATGTTTTCGACAGAATAGACACCGCGATCCCCGGGGGGCAATACCAAGATGCTCGTGCTCACGGTCAACAGCGGTATTTTCTTCTCCTGGCCTTCCCGATCCCGAGTCAAAATGAATCCATCCCGGACGGCCTCGGGCTCATAAAAGCTTTCAGCGTCATTTTTAAATTGGGCGGCTAACCGCCGAACGCCGGTGA
It includes:
- a CDS encoding radical SAM protein, yielding MSSLPMTAHGKIKATRILSMLRHKRLPGQLVIQLTDRCNARCPQCGMRVTEPFDRSSLSVERIKPMLRAAAEKGFAAVSFTGGEPLLRLKELTTLISYAGAQGIPCIRTGTNGFIFQYSQSPEFSSRIARVADALAETPLRNFWISIDSFIPEVHEGMRGFKGIIRGLEKALPIFHARGLYPSANLGINRNLGGHLTRELSRTQFHCEAAYLAEFYTRYLNAFHRYYRFILSLGFTIVSACYPMSLGNSETDSGLSPVYAATAVDDIVRFTNYEKALLFKALGETVQAFRADIRIFTPLCSLDMLENQCGDLFGNTYSCRGGIDFFFVNASQGDTFPCGYRGMENLGKFQQLNQTAINTSASCTACDWECFRDPSTLSGPFLNGLFAPVRELKKWVKSPRFYRHWLQDLLYYGACDFFNGRMPPRPERLRVFKQGKRT